The region TATCTGCCAGATCGGCAGTATTGCGCCTGAGCGTGTGCTCGTTGTATGCCCCGCCGTCAATATAGTGAAAAAGAAACGGTGGCAGCCTACGTTGCGCTGCCGCTCGGTAGTCCGTTGAAGCAGAGATGATCATCGTCCTTTCCCATCCTTCTTCTTGTTGGTGCCATTATTGCGGTCAGTAATAACCGTTACTGGAACGGCTTTTAGTGAAATTGATGCTGTGCGCGTAAGCCCGTTTTTAGGGGAAACACAGGGGGAGGTTTCCACAGGGACACCTCACCCCTGTGGTCACCCCGTGTATCTCGATGCTTAAACGATCGGCATGACTTTAGTAAAATTACCTGTTAATGAAATTGCAGGTACGCGACATGCGTTTGCAGGTATTCCTGCAAGCCGTGTTTGCCGTCCGCACCACCTACACCGGATTTACGCCAGCCCGCATGGAAGCCCTGCATCGCCTCGAAGTTTTCACGGTTAATGTAAGTTTCGCCGAACTTCAGCCCTTTCAGCGCTTTCATCGCGGTATTGATGTTTTGAGTATAGATCGACGATGTCAGGCCGTATTCGCTGTCGTTCGCCATTGCAATCGCGTCTTCCAACGTGTCGAAGGTCGCTACCGGCAGCACCGGACCAAACACTTCTTCGTGCATGATTGGCATCTCTTGCGTCACGTTCACCAGCAGCGTCGGTGGATAGAAATAGCCCGTACCGCTTTCACGCTTGCCGCCAAGCAGCACTTTCGCGCCCTGCGATACCGCTTTCGCTACTTTGTCTTCCACACGCTGTAGCGCCGCTGCGCTGATCAGTGGCCCCATATCCAGCGCTTTTTTCTCCGCCGTATTGCCGAAGGTCACCTGCTCCATCGCGGCTTTAATACGCGTGATAAAGTCGTCGTAAATGCCTTTCTGCACGTACACACGCTCGGCGCAGTTACACACCTGCCCGCTGTTAATCACGCGAGAACTGACAATCGCTTTGACGGCCAGATCGAGATCGGCGTCGTCCATCACGATGGCAGGCGCTTTGCCGCCCAGCTCCAGCGACACTTTGGTCACGTTCTGCGCCGCCGCCGTCATGGTGGCAATCCCCGCCGCCACACTGCCAGTCAAACTGACCATGCCCACTTTCGGGTTAGCGGCCAGCTCTTGCCCGACCGTCGGGCCGTAGCCGGTAACGAAATTGATGACGCCTTTCGGCAGGCCAATCTTGTGAATGATTTCGGCAAAAATCACCGCATTATTCGGTGTGATCTCACTCGGTTTGATAACGATGGTGTTGCCGGTGATCAGCGCTGGCGCTGCCTTACGCGCAATCAGGAAGAAAGGAAAGTTCCACGGCAGAATACCGGTCGTGACGCCAATCGCTTTGCGGAAGACGAAAATATTCTCATTCGGGCGGTCGCTCTGAATGATTTCGCCTTCATAACGGCGCGCCCACTCTGCCATGTAGTCCAGATAGTCAGCGGTGAACAGCACTTCCGTCTGCGCCAGACCGTGGGTTTTACCGCCTTCCGCAATAATGGTATCGGTCAGTTCGGCTGCGCGTTC is a window of Pectobacterium punjabense DNA encoding:
- the aldA gene encoding aldehyde dehydrogenase; this encodes MSTTQKRMYINGEFVENRSGKWIDVVNPATEQVISQIPEGSADDAKRAIDAAEAAQPGWEALPAVERGVWLHKIAAGIRERAAELTDTIIAEGGKTHGLAQTEVLFTADYLDYMAEWARRYEGEIIQSDRPNENIFVFRKAIGVTTGILPWNFPFFLIARKAAPALITGNTIVIKPSEITPNNAVIFAEIIHKIGLPKGVINFVTGYGPTVGQELAANPKVGMVSLTGSVAAGIATMTAAAQNVTKVSLELGGKAPAIVMDDADLDLAVKAIVSSRVINSGQVCNCAERVYVQKGIYDDFITRIKAAMEQVTFGNTAEKKALDMGPLISAAALQRVEDKVAKAVSQGAKVLLGGKRESGTGYFYPPTLLVNVTQEMPIMHEEVFGPVLPVATFDTLEDAIAMANDSEYGLTSSIYTQNINTAMKALKGLKFGETYINRENFEAMQGFHAGWRKSGVGGADGKHGLQEYLQTHVAYLQFH